A single region of the Anomaloglossus baeobatrachus isolate aAnoBae1 chromosome 2, aAnoBae1.hap1, whole genome shotgun sequence genome encodes:
- the LOC142289928 gene encoding uncharacterized protein LOC142289928, producing MSSSGSPPFGSETEVAETSQEMLPEEDGRGGEIHGAGGQSASTSRAHDRAPPRPSQGRRRGGGGHSASQRAPDSDGEEAGFINIDLLIDEVREREPLWNMADRRHADSIVTRRLWDEVCHAAVEGWGELNSRGQKKQRDKLQKRWRSIRDRFKKELNQEMQAPSGSGGRRSKYRYFRALSFLRTTMVCRSTVCSTQEPASNPTGAIPEQSATGEHRHRPHPSEPSLPSTSVPSTCAGASRETSLPEAAGDEIAFPLPHPSDTAALSRTPLGSGRQRHRGQEKSYAPEFLHLNAAFQNAIQLLAEQNRSSFSLINANMEKNTHELCTRLDRLHLDASKSPNHCFFQAVLERMEKLSLDHQMHVMQATRLALAQVDSQPPPPTPPRPPAPPPAIVPTPPAAQYQPAAQYQPAAQYQPAAQYQPAAQYQPAAQYQPAAQYQLPTTSAPTLPTHYHISPSTPIMTPTQIACFPEDHGFVEMSQNISVYWLASY from the exons atgtcgtcttctggtagcccgcccttcggCTCAGAAACTGAG gtggccgaaacatcacaggagatgctgccagaagaggacggaaggggtggagaaatacacggagcgggcggtcagagt gcttcaacttctagggctcacgatagagctcccccaagaccgtcccagggtcgtcgtcgaggtggcggtggtcatagt gcatcacagcgtgctcccgattctgacggtgaggaggccggatttatcaacatcgacctcctcatcgatgaagttagagaaagggagccgctgtggaacatggctgaccgccgccacgctgattcgatcgtaacccgtcgactctgggacgaggtatgccacgcagcggtagaaggttggggggagctcaattctcgtggccagaagaaacagc gtgacaaacttcagaagcggtggcggtctatcagggatcgcttcaaaaaggagttgaatcaagagatgcaggccccgagtggatccggaggacgcagatcgaagtaccgttactttagagcgttgtcgttcctccggacaactatggtgtgcagaag caccgtctgcagcactcaggagcctgcatcgaacccgacaggagcgatccctgaacagtccgccactggggaacacaggcacagaccccacccatctgaaccttcccttccatcgacatctgtcccatccacctgcgctggagcttcccgtgagacttcattacctgaagctgctggtgatgagatagcttttcccctaccccacccctctgacactgctgccctcagtagaacacctttgggttctgggcgtcagcgtcataggggtcaggaaaagagctatgcgcccgagttcttgcatctaaatgcagccttccagaacgccattcaattattagccgaacaaaatcgttcatcttttagcttaataaatgccaatatggaaaaaaatacgcacgaattgtgcacgcgtctggacaggctgcatttagatgcaagtaaatcacccaatcattgtttttttcaagccgtactagagcgcatggaaaagctatctcttgaccatcagatgcatgtaatgcaagccacacggctggctctggcgcaggttgactcccaaccacctccacccacccctccaagaccacctgccccccctccagccattgtccctactccccctgctgcccagtaccagcctgctgcccagtaccagcctgctgcccagtaccagcctgcagcccagtaccagcctgcagcccagtaccagcctgcggcccagtaccagcctgcggcccagtaccagctcccaaccacatctgcccctacacttcctacccactaccacatctcgccttccacacccatcatgaccccaactcaa